CCAGTGTGCCGAGCAGTGGACGTCCAGGACGGCACACGACTCCGTATCGATCAGGGCCGTCGCTTTTAGCGTCCGTATGTGGCGATCCGACCGCGCGATATAGTGGCTGGATGCCGCCTGCCGGTCGAAGAACGTGGCATCCAGCGCGCCATGATCCCCGGGATCGCAGCGTGCCGCTGACCGCCGGAGCAGCTGACGCCAGACACGCATCGGCGCCCGCTCGAACGACCGCCACAGCGTTGAGGGTGCGGGAAACGCCGACCTCGCTAGCCGAAGCAAACCACGAACACGATCCATCTCGCTGGCCCAATCGACGATTTCGCGGTACGTCGCGTCCATGTGAACCCGCAAGAAATGCAACGTCACGTGCTTCCAGGCAGAAAATCCGTTGCCAGCCGGGTCACTCACCGCCGACGTGGGGCTGGCGGCACAGCGCTTTTGAGCCAGCGACACTGCCTGTTTAACGAAGCGGAAGAGGGTGCTGGACACATCCGATTCTTCCGCTTCGCTTCTCCCTTCACAGCGACGCTATCCGCTCGCCGTCTCCGGATTCAACAGAGCAGAGCAGAACGAACAACGACCCCTCCGACAGTTGCTACTAACGTCAGGACTATCCCTGCAAGAGCCGCGGCAACCCGCTCTCGAAAACGGTCAAGCATTCCCATGTGCTAATTAAATGGTAATAAGAGAAAACTCCTATGTGCAATCGAAGCACGAGGGAACGTAGTCTGGAACCTTTCCTGTCAGTTCAGAGGTGTCCTCTCACGCCTCACCGCAGAGCATATAGTAATTGGATGGAACCATCACCACATGCCCGTCTCCTTGGATGACCTGGAATCTCACCTCTTCAAGTGTGCAGACATAATCCGCGACGCAGTTGATCCGACCGACTACAAGGAGTACATCCTTCCGCTTGTCTACTACAAGTCGATCTCCGACGAGTTTGAGGTGCAGTACGAACAGAACGTCGAAGAATACGGCGAGGAATTTGCCCGCCGGGAAAACCTCTACGACATTCCCGTAGTCCCCGAAGGCTACCTGTGGGACGATCTCCGTGCTGTCAGCGACAACGTTGACCAAGCACTGAATGAGGCTTTCGATGCGCTCACCGAGGAAAACCCGGAACTCACGGGCATCTTCCGCGCTGACTACATCGAAGCCGATGCTCTCGATGACGATCGACTCGGGCGGCTGGTCGAACATCTCGACACCTACGACCTTGACCGCGGCAGCATCCCCCCGGACATGCTTGGAGAGGCGTACATGGACCTTGTGCGCCACTTCGCGGAGGAAGAAGGGAAGTCCGGTGGACAGTTCTTTACGCCGCCCCACATCGTCAACCTCTGCGTTCGACTCGTTGACGACTTCGAGGACGGAATGGAGTTCCACGACCCGACCGTTGGATCAGGTGGGATGCTCATCGAGGCCGCTCGGTACTACCGGGAGGAGCAGGACGGCGACCCCTCGAAGCTGACGTTCACCGGGCAGGAAATCAATCCCGACATTGCCGCGATTGCGAAGATGAATCTCTCCATCCACGGCCTCGATGGGGAGATCGAGCGCGAGGACTCGCTGCTCGAACCACAGTTTGCTGACGAGGACGAGGGCAAACTGGAACGCTTCGACCGGGTACTGGCTAACTTCCCCTTCTCGGCAGATTGGGCCAAGAGTGAGCTTCAGGATGACCCGTTTGACCGCTTCGACTGGCACGAGAAACTTCCGCGTGCCGACCGAGGCGACTACGCCTTTATCATGCACATGGCGAAGCAGTTGAAGCGTCCCGACGAAGACGGCACGGGTGGGAAGGCGGCTATCGTCATTCCCCACGGGGTGCTGTTCCGCAAGCACGAGCAACGCTACCGGAAGCCGATGCTGGAGAACGACATGGTCGAAGCCATCGTCGGTCTTCCCGAGAATCTGTTCCAAAACAATTCGATTCCCTCTGCTGTTCTCGTGTTGAACACGGACAAGCCCGAGGAGCGCAAAGGCGAGGTGCAGTTCATCCACGCTGCCGATGAGGACTTCTATGAGGAGCTTTCAAACCAGAACGAACTCACCGAAGACGGCCTCAATCACATCGTCACGAACTTTCGCGATTGGGCGACTGAAGAGCGCGTGAGTCGGACGGTGTCGCTGGACGAGATTCGAGAGAACGACTACAACCTGAATATTGCACTTTACGTCGATACGACCGAGCCGGAAGAGGATATTGACGTGGAGGAGGAGCTTGGGAAATTACGCGAGTTGCAGGCGGAGCGTGACGAGATCGAGTCGGAAATGAACCAGCACATGGAGGCGCTGAACTATGAGTGAGGAAGCGACTCTCGACGACTTCGGGGGAGAAGCAGACAATGAAAAGGTCGTTGACGAACATCCTCGGTTTGGTTTCCTTCCCGATGAATGGCGAATCAGTGAGATCTCTGAAGTGGCCGAAGTTGTCGGTGGGAGTACGCCATCCACCAATAATGAGGACTATTGGGGCGGCGGTATCCCATGGGCTACTCCGACCGACATTACCGGACTTTCGGGAAATACGATTTCAGAAACTGAGGACACACTCACAGAAGAAGGGCTTGAATCCACATCAACGCACCTCTTGCCCCCGAAATCTGTACTAATGACTTCGCGGGCTACAATTGGAAAGTGTGCTGTCAATACTGTTGAGATGGCCACCAATCAGGGGTTTAAGAG
This genomic interval from Halomicrobium urmianum contains the following:
- a CDS encoding IS5 family transposase — its product is MSSTLFRFVKQAVSLAQKRCAASPTSAVSDPAGNGFSAWKHVTLHFLRVHMDATYREIVDWASEMDRVRGLLRLARSAFPAPSTLWRSFERAPMRVWRQLLRRSAARCDPGDHGALDATFFDRQAASSHYIARSDRHIRTLKATALIDTESCAVLDVHCSAHWPHDTQVGRRVALRNTTKIKSLAGDKGYDDQSLRDALRAEGVRPVIRHRLFAHYDHAHNARLDSGLYGQRWMAETAFSAIKRRYGSAVRPRAWYREFRELVLTAAVYNLERSIKQ
- a CDS encoding type I restriction-modification system subunit M, with translation MPVSLDDLESHLFKCADIIRDAVDPTDYKEYILPLVYYKSISDEFEVQYEQNVEEYGEEFARRENLYDIPVVPEGYLWDDLRAVSDNVDQALNEAFDALTEENPELTGIFRADYIEADALDDDRLGRLVEHLDTYDLDRGSIPPDMLGEAYMDLVRHFAEEEGKSGGQFFTPPHIVNLCVRLVDDFEDGMEFHDPTVGSGGMLIEAARYYREEQDGDPSKLTFTGQEINPDIAAIAKMNLSIHGLDGEIEREDSLLEPQFADEDEGKLERFDRVLANFPFSADWAKSELQDDPFDRFDWHEKLPRADRGDYAFIMHMAKQLKRPDEDGTGGKAAIVIPHGVLFRKHEQRYRKPMLENDMVEAIVGLPENLFQNNSIPSAVLVLNTDKPEERKGEVQFIHAADEDFYEELSNQNELTEDGLNHIVTNFRDWATEERVSRTVSLDEIRENDYNLNIALYVDTTEPEEDIDVEEELGKLRELQAERDEIESEMNQHMEALNYE